From the Gramella sp. Hel_I_59 genome, one window contains:
- the hisD gene encoding histidinol dehydrogenase, translating into MNTINNPDRSKWSGILKRPTQTVADIEQTVHKVFDEIRLTGDVAVRKYTKAFDGIELDTFKVTASEMDAASAEISQELKEAIALAKKNIEIFHAAQRTERVVVETMNGVKCWQEKKAIQKVGLYIPGGTAPLFSSILMLATPANIAGCEEIVLCTPPDKNGNVNPAVLYTAKLCGVTQVFKIGGIQAIGAMTFGTESVPRVYKIFGPGNQFVTVAKQLATRYQVAIDMPAGPSELLVYADDSANPAFVASDLLSQAEHGVDSQVIMVCTSEKMLKLVSDEVEKQLDELPRKAIAQQAIENSKLILVDSEETALELINEYGPEHFIVCSENEDYFVENIVNAGSVFIGNYAPESAGDYASGTNHTLPTNGYAKQYSGVNLDSFMKQITYQKVSEEGIKNIGPAIELMAEAEGLQAHKNAVTLRLKSLNQ; encoded by the coding sequence ATGAACACGATCAACAATCCTGACAGATCTAAGTGGAGCGGAATTTTAAAGCGACCAACTCAAACTGTTGCCGATATTGAGCAAACAGTGCATAAGGTTTTTGATGAGATAAGGCTTACAGGAGATGTAGCAGTTCGAAAATATACGAAAGCTTTCGACGGAATCGAACTGGATACGTTCAAGGTTACTGCTTCTGAAATGGATGCAGCCTCCGCTGAAATTTCTCAGGAATTAAAAGAGGCGATAGCACTTGCTAAAAAGAACATCGAAATATTTCATGCAGCACAGAGAACTGAAAGAGTTGTTGTGGAAACCATGAATGGAGTAAAATGCTGGCAGGAAAAAAAGGCGATACAGAAAGTAGGACTTTATATTCCAGGAGGAACTGCACCTTTATTTTCCTCTATTTTGATGCTGGCAACTCCGGCAAATATTGCCGGTTGCGAGGAGATCGTACTCTGTACACCACCAGATAAGAATGGAAACGTAAATCCTGCAGTTTTATATACGGCGAAATTGTGCGGAGTAACGCAGGTTTTTAAAATTGGTGGAATCCAGGCGATTGGAGCAATGACCTTTGGTACCGAAAGTGTACCCAGAGTTTATAAGATCTTTGGGCCGGGGAATCAATTCGTAACCGTGGCAAAACAGCTAGCTACAAGATACCAGGTAGCGATAGATATGCCTGCTGGACCATCAGAATTACTAGTGTATGCAGATGATTCAGCGAACCCGGCTTTTGTTGCTTCAGACCTGTTGAGTCAGGCAGAACACGGCGTGGATAGCCAGGTGATCATGGTATGCACTTCGGAAAAAATGCTGAAGCTGGTAAGTGATGAAGTAGAAAAGCAGCTGGATGAATTACCTAGAAAGGCCATTGCACAACAGGCGATCGAAAACTCTAAACTTATTCTGGTAGATTCCGAAGAGACTGCTCTGGAGCTAATTAATGAGTATGGGCCGGAGCATTTTATAGTATGTTCAGAAAATGAAGATTATTTTGTGGAAAATATTGTGAATGCTGGATCTGTTTTTATTGGGAATTATGCTCCGGAAAGTGCCGGAGATTATGCTTCAGGCACGAATCACACCTTGCCAACCAATGGTTATGCAAAACAATATAGCGGGGTGAATCTGGATAGTTTTATGAAGCAGATCACCTATCAGAAAGTTTCAGAAGAAGGAATTAAAAATATAGGCCCGGCTATTGAATTGATGGCAGAAGCTGAAGGGCTACAGGCTCATAAGAACGCTGTAACTCTAAGATTAAAATCACTGAACCAATAA
- the hisC gene encoding histidinol-phosphate transaminase, producing the protein MNFDLNNLVRDNMKSLLPYSSARDEYKTDGEAMIFLDANENPFENGLNRYPDPQQMLLKSKISEIKQVHEKQILLGNGSDEVLDLIFRAFCEPGKDNVISLPPTYGMYKVLSGINNVENREVLLTSEFEPDMEAILDAVDANTKLLFLCSPNNPSGNSFDAKLVRKLLESFDGLVVIDEAYIDFSDVAGWSQSLEAYPNLIITQTFSKAFGMAGIRLGMLFASAEIIKILNRIKPPYNVNELTQQRAIKGIQNYSEIKQQVSDIKYERDALSKQLLQLKYVAKIFPSDANFLLIKVDDADQRYMELIGKGIVVRNRSKQPLCENCLRITVGTASENQNLLKAFKELES; encoded by the coding sequence ATGAATTTCGATCTGAATAATCTCGTAAGGGATAACATGAAAAGTCTTCTGCCATATTCATCTGCCAGGGATGAATATAAAACTGATGGTGAAGCTATGATATTTCTGGATGCGAATGAAAATCCGTTTGAAAACGGATTGAATCGATATCCTGATCCACAGCAAATGCTTTTAAAATCCAAAATTTCAGAAATTAAACAGGTTCATGAAAAGCAAATATTGCTCGGGAATGGGAGCGATGAAGTTCTGGATCTCATATTCAGGGCATTTTGTGAACCTGGAAAAGATAACGTTATTAGTTTACCACCAACTTACGGAATGTACAAGGTGCTTTCAGGAATTAATAATGTTGAAAATCGTGAAGTGCTGCTAACTTCAGAATTTGAACCTGACATGGAAGCAATCCTGGACGCTGTAGATGCAAATACTAAATTATTGTTCCTGTGTTCTCCGAATAATCCATCCGGAAATTCTTTTGATGCAAAACTTGTAAGGAAACTCTTAGAGTCATTTGATGGGCTGGTCGTAATCGATGAAGCATATATAGACTTTTCAGACGTTGCAGGATGGTCTCAATCGCTTGAAGCTTACCCAAACCTTATCATTACTCAAACTTTCTCTAAAGCCTTCGGGATGGCCGGGATCAGGTTGGGAATGCTATTCGCTTCAGCAGAAATTATTAAAATCCTAAACAGGATCAAGCCTCCATACAACGTAAATGAATTAACGCAGCAAAGAGCAATCAAAGGTATTCAGAATTATTCAGAGATAAAACAGCAAGTATCTGATATTAAGTATGAAAGGGATGCTTTATCTAAACAATTACTTCAACTAAAATATGTTGCAAAGATATTTCCTTCAGATGCCAATTTTTTACTCATAAAGGTGGATGATGCAGATCAAAGATATATGGAATTGATCGGTAAAGGTATTGTCGTAAGAAATAGAAGCAAGCAGCCTCTTTGCGAAAACTGTCTTCGAATTACGGTAGGAACAGCGTCAGAAAATCAGAATTTACTCAAGGCCTTCAAAGAATTAGAATCATGA